A window of the Oscillospiraceae bacterium NTUH-002-81 genome harbors these coding sequences:
- a CDS encoding GerMN domain-containing protein, with protein sequence MRKRRLGKILALILTASVLCACGAEQTSTDQTKEEDSAASAGNAQESETAVSENTADQQTASGKIKINIYYSNEMGDGLDERTVEAEKLTPEFLLEQLAQENIVTEDTKANSCTVKEENGQKIVVLDLSEAFGAYASFMGTDGEYVVIAALTDTFLDAYQADSLRLTVEGQQLETGHMLYDWDLTWYQLTSYTIETADYKDGNIAISYPQLVNVHNSYTEEEWNDIFEQYAKKDLEYLDGETSEYTLTYEVATATEDLLSIVYRVSAYEQGAAHPYSYIETFNIDMTSGDGLRLSDFVNTYNVVGAFTKENGYTLVNTELDVKDFQEFVNTSEDLVETDYFEEFDIDYANPDAYPNGYSYKKDGKIILCIEVPHALGDFVEVQLND encoded by the coding sequence ATGAGAAAGAGAAGGCTGGGAAAGATTCTGGCGCTTATTCTTACAGCATCCGTGCTTTGTGCCTGTGGAGCAGAGCAGACATCCACAGATCAGACAAAAGAGGAGGACAGCGCCGCTTCTGCGGGAAATGCACAGGAGAGCGAGACTGCCGTTTCGGAGAATACGGCGGATCAGCAGACAGCGTCCGGAAAGATAAAGATCAACATTTATTACAGCAACGAGATGGGAGACGGCCTGGATGAGAGAACGGTGGAAGCGGAGAAGCTGACACCGGAGTTCCTTCTGGAACAGCTGGCCCAGGAGAACATCGTCACAGAGGATACGAAGGCCAACAGCTGTACCGTAAAGGAAGAGAACGGTCAGAAGATCGTCGTGCTGGATCTGTCGGAGGCTTTTGGTGCCTACGCATCTTTCATGGGAACAGATGGCGAGTACGTGGTGATCGCGGCGCTGACGGATACGTTTTTGGACGCATATCAGGCGGACAGCCTGCGGCTGACAGTGGAAGGCCAGCAGCTGGAGACCGGCCATATGCTGTATGACTGGGATCTGACCTGGTATCAGCTCACTTCCTATACGATAGAGACTGCGGACTACAAGGATGGAAACATTGCGATTTCCTATCCGCAGCTGGTGAACGTGCACAATTCCTACACAGAGGAAGAGTGGAATGATATTTTCGAGCAGTACGCCAAGAAGGATCTGGAATATCTGGACGGGGAGACTTCCGAGTACACGCTGACCTACGAGGTGGCCACCGCGACGGAGGATCTGCTGTCCATCGTTTACCGGGTGAGCGCTTATGAGCAGGGCGCAGCACATCCTTATTCCTATATAGAAACGTTCAACATTGATATGACAAGCGGCGACGGTCTGCGGCTGTCTGATTTTGTGAACACCTACAATGTGGTGGGTGCATTTACCAAGGAGAACGGGTATACGCTGGTGAACACGGAGCTGGATGTGAAGGATTTCCAGGAGTTTGTCAATACGAGTGAAGACCTGGTGGAGACGGATTACTTTGAGGAGTTCGATATTGATTATGCCAATCCGGATGCATATCCCAACGGCTACTCCTACAAAAAGGATGGCAAGATCATTCTGTGCATCGAAGTACCTCATGCGCTGGGGGATTTTGTGGAAGTACAGCTGAATGATTGA
- a CDS encoding DNA gyrase subunit B translates to MSKGTTYDAGSISVLEGLEAVRKRPGMYIGSVSRKGLNHLIYEIVDNSVDEHLAGFCDHIEVFLEKDGSATVIDNGRGIPVDMHEKGVSAERLVFTTLHAGGKFDDSVYKTSGGLHGVGSSVVNALSRYLDIEVSRDGWVHHDRYERGIPTQELENGLLPRLRRTKETGTKINFLPDDEIFEKVRFKADEVKSRLHETAYLNPKLTIVFEDRRMEEPERIVYHEPDGIIGFVKDLNKNKEVLHDVIYFTGTSDGITVEAAVQYVNEFHENVLGFCNNIYNAEGGTHITGFKTTFTAVMNNYARELGILKEKDANFTGADIRNGMTAVISIKHPAPRFEGQTKTKLDNQDAAKATGKVTGDEIVRYFDRNLETLKIVLGSAEKAAKIRKTEERAKTNLLTKQKYSFDSNGKLANCESRDAKKCEIFIVEGDSAGGSAKTARNRQFQAILPIRGKILNVEKASIDKVLANAEIKTMINAFGCGFSEGYGNDFDITKLRYDKIVLMADADVDGAHICTLLLTLFYRFMPELIYEGHVYIAMPPLYKAIPSRGQEEYLYDDKALERYRKRHKGPFTLQRYKGLGEMDAQQLWETTLNPETRILKLVEIEDARMASEVTEMLMGTEVPPRRTFIYEHASDAQLDV, encoded by the coding sequence ATGAGCAAAGGGACAACATATGATGCGGGAAGTATTTCTGTGCTGGAAGGCCTGGAGGCGGTGCGAAAACGCCCGGGCATGTATATCGGCAGCGTTTCCAGAAAAGGACTGAACCATCTGATCTATGAGATCGTGGACAATTCCGTGGACGAGCATCTGGCGGGATTCTGCGATCACATTGAAGTTTTTCTGGAAAAGGATGGATCGGCTACCGTCATCGACAATGGCCGCGGCATTCCGGTGGATATGCATGAGAAAGGGGTTTCCGCAGAGCGGCTCGTATTTACAACCCTCCATGCGGGCGGCAAGTTTGACGACTCCGTGTACAAGACTAGCGGTGGTCTGCACGGCGTGGGTTCCTCTGTTGTCAACGCCCTGTCCCGGTATCTGGACATTGAGGTGAGCCGGGATGGATGGGTGCATCATGACCGGTATGAGCGGGGTATCCCGACGCAGGAACTGGAAAACGGCCTGCTGCCCAGGCTTCGCAGGACGAAGGAGACCGGAACAAAGATCAATTTCCTGCCGGATGACGAGATCTTTGAAAAGGTACGGTTTAAGGCGGACGAGGTGAAAAGCCGTCTGCATGAGACCGCTTACCTGAACCCGAAGCTGACCATTGTGTTTGAGGATCGGCGGATGGAGGAGCCGGAGCGGATCGTGTATCACGAGCCCGACGGTATCATCGGTTTTGTCAAAGACCTGAATAAAAATAAAGAAGTGCTCCACGATGTGATCTATTTCACAGGGACCAGTGATGGCATCACCGTGGAAGCGGCGGTGCAGTATGTCAATGAATTCCATGAAAACGTGCTGGGCTTCTGCAACAACATTTACAATGCCGAGGGCGGCACACACATTACCGGCTTCAAGACAACGTTTACGGCGGTGATGAACAACTATGCCCGGGAACTGGGCATTTTGAAGGAAAAGGATGCCAATTTCACCGGCGCGGACATCCGAAACGGCATGACGGCGGTCATCTCCATCAAGCATCCGGCGCCCCGGTTTGAGGGACAGACAAAGACGAAGCTGGATAACCAGGATGCGGCCAAGGCCACCGGCAAGGTGACCGGCGATGAGATCGTGCGCTATTTTGACCGGAATCTGGAAACACTGAAAATCGTGCTGGGCAGTGCGGAGAAAGCTGCCAAGATCCGCAAAACCGAGGAGCGGGCCAAGACCAACCTGCTGACAAAGCAGAAGTATTCCTTTGATTCCAACGGCAAGCTGGCCAACTGCGAGAGTCGGGATGCGAAGAAATGTGAGATCTTCATTGTAGAGGGAGATTCTGCCGGCGGCTCTGCCAAAACAGCCAGAAACCGGCAGTTCCAGGCGATCCTGCCCATCCGCGGCAAGATTTTGAACGTGGAGAAAGCCAGCATTGACAAGGTGCTGGCCAACGCGGAGATCAAGACGATGATCAATGCCTTTGGCTGCGGCTTTTCCGAAGGCTACGGCAATGATTTTGATATCACCAAACTCCGCTACGACAAGATCGTGCTCATGGCCGATGCGGACGTGGACGGGGCTCACATCTGCACCCTGCTTTTGACATTATTTTACCGGTTTATGCCGGAGCTGATCTACGAGGGGCATGTGTATATCGCCATGCCGCCTCTTTACAAGGCCATCCCTTCCCGGGGACAGGAAGAGTATCTGTACGATGACAAGGCACTGGAGCGGTACCGGAAGCGCCACAAGGGGCCTTTTACCCTGCAGCGGTACAAAGGTCTCGGTGAGATGGACGCCCAGCAGTTGTGGGAGACCACGCTGAATCCGGAGACCCGGATCCTGAAGCTGGTGGAGATCGAGGACGCCAGAATGGCCTCCGAGGTGACGGAGATGCTCATGGGAACGGAAGTGCCGCCCCGCCGGACGTTTATTTATGAACACGCGTCGGATGCGCAGCTGGATGTCTAA